A region from the Benincasa hispida cultivar B227 chromosome 12, ASM972705v1, whole genome shotgun sequence genome encodes:
- the LOC120067524 gene encoding uncharacterized protein LOC120067524 — protein sequence MAMIMNDNKEKANPPKVLVLKWGNHRHRILINNDDVEAGCPASEREAPLPEPKKCSRMVAASPALPPKLRTRKRTLEMGVKEEEKKISRIVENCKKINVSDEKKNLRSRRMRKKEPMLKLAVPLSKSKIEEDFLKMIGKKPPSRPKKRSRLAQQDSTYLGLSLDEIPNDRYDVPKLPLA from the exons ATGGCGATGATAATGAATGACAACAAAGAGAAGGCAAACCCTCCGAAGGTATTGGTTTTGAAATGGGGGAATCATAGACATAGAATTTTGATTAATAACGACGATGTTGAAGCTGGTTGTCCTGCGTCGGAGCGGGAGGCCCCGCTGCCGGAACCTAAAAAGTGTTCGAGAATGGTGGCTGCATCGCCGGCCTTGCCTCCGAAACTAAGGACTAGAAAAAGAACACTTGAAATGGGTgtgaaggaagaagagaagaagataaGTAGAATAGTAGAGAATTGTAAGAAGATCAATGTGTCGGATGAAAAGAAGAATTTGAGATCACGGAGAATGAGGAAGAAGGAGCCGATGTTGAAGCTGGCGGTGCCGCTCTCCAAGTCTAAGATCGAAGAAGATTTCTTGAAGATGATTGGGAAGAAGCCGCCATCGAGGCCCAAAAAGAGGTCTAGACTTGCGCAACAAGAC agTACATATCTTGGATTGAGTTTGGACGAGATTCCCAATGATAGATACGATGTTCCTAAATTACCCCTTGCATAA